The following DNA comes from Sparus aurata chromosome 3, fSpaAur1.1, whole genome shotgun sequence.
GTTGGGAGCTCTTCTCTGCACCTGGAGGACACTTTTGCAGAACTCTGCATGCAGGATCTCAGTGGGATGTTTGTCCCATTTTGTCCAGTCTTGTTGAGTTTGTGGACCCTATACCTCGCTGCCATATAATGCAATGGGTTCGATGATTGATTTGAATAAATTGAGCCAGGTTCTAATTGGTTTAGTGTTGATTGATAGAAAGCCctttttgctttgtcttttaGTTAATTCATAGCCAGGCTAAAATTTCAAGTATGTGTAAAGATTTGTTTGTTCGATAGGGTTGTTTCCTATTGTGAAAGTGGTGTTGTTTCTTTGTAGTTTGGACCTTTTCTGAAAAATGAGCACTTTGGTTTTGGGTTGTTTGACTGTCAGGGCccaatattatttattatacagtatttttctctctctgtctctctctgtaaacagctctctctctctctgtatttgACCCAGTTTTTACTCAACAGTTGGACATAAACTCAAGGGGTGCCTCAAACCAGGTGCTCATAAGGACATTTTGCACAGATGACCCTGAAGTGAAGCTGCAGCGTGGCGGCTCTCCCATGTTCTGGCTGCTGCTACAAGTACGTCGCTACACATTTGACCTGGGCTGATGCAGAGCTGTACTGTGTGTCACAGGGAGCCAACCTGGTGTCTATCCACAGTCTGGAGGAACAGGAGTTTGTTAATTCCCTGATCAAGAACTTTGACCACGCTCAGGGATTCACTTGGAATGGACTCAGTGACACCCAGAAGAAAGGAGGATGGATGTGGTCTGATGGGTCTGCAGTTGACTTTAAGTTTTGGGATGCAGGAGATCCAGATGACAATAAGGGAGCTGAGGACTGTGGACACAACAACACTGGCAAAGAATTTAAATGGAATGACATTCAGTGTCATCAGACAATGCCTTTTATTTGTGCATCTCGCACAGGTTGCCCATTGAAGATAAGAAGGTTATGTCACATTCATCTCTGAGACTTTCCACCTGTTCCTCTGCATTAATGCATTAAGCCTCCTctagaaaaatacaaatgtgcaGGTGTATGTACAGAAGTGATTTCATTTacctttattttcatgaatttTGGACTTTTTTCCTCATAAACACAAAGAGCAACTATTTGGATTTAGAAGAAAAGTTCAAGTGTTAGTAATAAAATGGCAGTAAAGGGAACTTTCTCACTTCAGAACTTTCATGTTCTGCTCATGAATAAAAGAGCTTCTTTGGTCATAATGATGTTGTGAAGTCTGTTTCTCAAGTTCAATATAATATCCTGAGTTAACTTACACTGAAACACATGTGAAGCAGTGGGAAGAGACCTGTTTTCTCTTTAATCATTCCAAAGAGAtgtaaacatatacatataggATATTGGATAGACAACACAGAACATAATTGATTGCATTAGGTGCAAACTGACAGTTGGATCAAACATAGAACATAGTTTTTGGAGTTCTGGTCTGTGTATCACCAGCCAAAGTTTAGTGCAATCTAAAGCAAAATGATTGTTAAGATCCAGTCCATCTGAAGAAGGAACCCTTAATCTAAAGGATCCAAGAATAATCTACTCTAATAACACTATGGTAGGTATCAAGACGTATTCACCGTGTTTCCACTGAAAAGCTCAACGCTCAGTTCAAAGGAACAGCTTTATGGACCGACGGCAGCCTCTGATGAGTCCCTGTTATCTAAATAACCAGGTCCAAAAGGCAGAGGACACGGGACTGCAGAGTTCCTGCTGTTTCTGTGGACGAGACATCAGAAGTATCATATAACCTGATTATTTATGGACAGCACAGAAACGTGCCGCGGTTTAACGACTGCTGATGACGAGTCAACATgaatatttatctttattttcttgttgtcaTTTTAGATTCTTGGTTAATTTTTGATCCAAATGATCCTTTATGATCATCAgatgatgatgtttttgttctgtgtgcTGTTTAAAGTGATTGTCGTACACGTTGGACCAATGATACGACACCAGCAGTGTGAACACCCTCTCTGAGACCTATAAAAGAAAGTGGGCTCTCTTCTGTCTGTACAACATTCTCACTATCATCCGACAGAGCAGATCACTGCGACTCCAAAGACTTCAGAGACTCTCCGACCATCACATCAACCCCTCGTCCTGCAGCTGTGACAGAGACTCTGACTCCAACATGTTCTTGTTCCTCTTCTTGTTTGGTCTGGCTCTGGGTGCTGTGTCTCCTTCAGATGTGCCTCAAGTGAAGCTGCAGCGTGGCGGCTGTCCCATGTTCTGGTACCGCTTCAACGGACGCTGCTACAAGTACGTTTCAACACGTTTGACCTGGGCTGATGCAGAGCTGTACTGTGTGTCAGAGGGAGCCAACCTGGTGTCTATCCACAGTCTGGAGGAACAGGAGTTTGTCAAAACCCTGATCAAGAACTTTGACCACGCTGAGGGATACACCTGGACCGGACTCAGTGACATCCACAAAGAAGGCAGATGGATGTGGTCTGATGGTTGTGCAGTGGACTTTGTCTTTTGGTACACAGGACAGCCAAACAACTTAAACGGAGATCAAGACTGTGGACACACAAACTATGTCAATCAATGGAATGACCATAGGTGTTCTTTAActcttccctctgtctgtgcATCTCGCATAAAGTGTCCTTCTTAACTGATGTGGCTCCATATGTCTGATCCAACCTGGTCCCTGTTCACCTGTTTGTCTGTTCATGTGCTTTGGACCTCGACTACAAAGATAACTATGTtcaattaatgtgtgtgtgttgattaaGGGGATAATAATTAATAAGTTGTGGAACTCATTGATAATGTTAAAGTAAATCAAAGGGACAGTTTGTGTTGTATGAAAAGTGGTTGTATGTGGTTCTTACCTGTAGTCAGCGTGTTACCTACAGAAGATGGCGGTCGGCACACACAACAGTCTGGTCTCATTAAGACCGACCCAAAGAAGGGCCACACCTTTGACCTGGGCTGATGCAGCGGGAGCCAACCTGGAGTCTGTCCACAGTCTGGATGAGCAGGATGTCATCAGGTTATCAAGAACTTTAAATCTGCTCAGGGACTTACCTGGATTGGACTCTGAGGTGATCAGTGACTTTCCACCTGTTGCTCTGTAGTAATGCGTGAAGGCTGCGTGAGACAGATTTAAATGTGATGATTGAAGTGTTTGTACAGAAGTGAGTTCATTAACCTTCATTTTTATCACTATTACATGGGTCAATTCTTTATTCCTCACTCGCACATTAAAACATATATAAGAACATCATGTTACCAATAAAATGGTAAAAAGCTACTTTACTCATTAACAGCTCAAGTAATCTGAAACAGATACTTTATACTTCTGCTCCATATTTCACTGCTCAGTATTGTAATCACTTTACTTCACTACATCTTTTTAATAACTTAAGTCACTAGTTACTGTGAGGATTCAGATTAATGATGCAAAATATAATCAATGAAAATACTATAATGTCATATCATACATTAAGATTAAACTTTAATCTTTAAACTTAAAATCTATTATTGATTAACATCTGTTTTTAGTGTGTTGAGGAAAATCTCCACAATTGTTTTCTGGAAGAGGCAGAAAATGTTTCTGTGCAAACTGTGGAGACAAACGGCTTCACATGGCAAACTGAAATGTCTGATCTCACCTGGTCATCATGACTAAATTTGTACATGAAGTAGAATCTAAAAGAAATGCAGTAATCACAAAACTAAGTTGAGCATTCGTTTGACATTCTGAATATCAGATTTATAGATCAAAGCAAATCATTTTGAAACGTAAGTTGTTCACACTATTTTCTACAAGGCGTAactcatttcattgtttttcacaACAACACTGGTGGAAACAGAGCTTCCTTTGGTCACATGTTCAACAGACTTCATGCTCCTAGTTATGGAGTTAAAATCATGCCAaaacctcacaaacacacaaaacatgttttactcaTGCCCATCGATTCCCAAACAATTTGAGTGTGGTttgcaaatacaaaacatcattcacaaacaaactcattttctttGGCAAATAAGAACATACCTATCAAACAATTAAATCATGCTTGTatcttatataaaaaatatatccGTATGTGTATGAATTTGTAAATGAGATATTAACTtacagcactttgtagaaggagcttcaTTACATTGACTTCAGTCAGGGTTCAAGTATCAGTTGACGGAAcagagctgcctcctccaatatggcagcaacgtcgacgtacggtccagcgctcaatgacgcgtctgtgtatgtgtgtctgtgtatgtatgtctATGGTAGCTCCTGTTGCTGcttgaataaaatgaaaataaaaaataaaataaaatttcatCCTGGTGGCCTTAAATTGATTGGACAGCGCCGCCTGCTGTTGCGGAGCGTGAATTACAGGACATTTGTTAGAAAGTTtactggtgtttgtgtgtgaaaggtgGAAAATTACTCccaaaagtcacgtgacagtTTTTCATACGTGTTTTTTGTGcttgcaggattttttttttgtaattgaagaaatatgtttctttgtatGTATAAAACATTCTGTATTTGATTCTGAAGcatgatgtatttgtttgataGGTATGTTTCtcatttgcaaaacaaaatgcattagtttgtgaatgatgttttgtatttgcaaaccacactgagtttgtttgtgaatcGCTGGGTGTGAGTAAATCatgtttagtgtgtttgtgaggtTTTAGCATGATTTTAACACTATACAGTTGTACACAACCACTCAGTATCTGAACATAAACCAACGTCAGCTCACCTGGAGGTGTTCACAAATGTCCCAACATGTATTcaagttttaaaaagaaaaaggtttgaAAACTGACCGTCCATCATCTGCACAGTTTGGTTAATGCCTCCAGTTTCTTGATCCAGTGATGGCTGATCTCTAACTGATCTTTAACTTTCTTATTGAAGTGAATTTGAGAAAGCTATGAATGTGCAAGTTTATGTTTGTACGGGTTATATTTAGATTCAATGATTAATGTTGGACATTATCAATTACTCTGGCACATTAAAGGAAATGTtatgacatttaaaataattatagCTTCTATTCCCTTCATTGAGCAAAATAATAATGTCCTAATATCAGATTTGGctttaaaataaacagtaatGACATGGCATCTTTAATTCTAGAGACAATTCTCACCTGCTTGTGTTGATTTTaatcattaaagtgtttttccACGTCTGTTCCAGCTCGTCATTGTCTCGGTGTATTTGTATGGGAACAGCACAGGTGAAACAGCTGTTCTCATTACGAGTTCACTCCCTGTTCAGTTAGTGAATATCTAATTATGTACACAAAACTAGTGAAACCACATTGCTGTTAGCTGGAGCTGCATGCAGTGACTGTCAGTCATTTCTCAGTGGGGGTGTTTTGGAGTGAAGTGCAGTAAAGTGGACGCGTTTGTTCCAAAAGTAATAATCCAGATTTCAACACTTGGCTGAGATAGTGATGAATCAAGTAGACAGTGGAAGCCGTGATGTCCAAAATTAGTTTTGAGCATCTTTGACTGATGAGAAGGCGAAAGTCATCGAGgatgtcacagtgaaacagGACATCAGTGACATGAGCAGCTTAGTTCTTGTCTGTACATTAAAAACTCTCTTTTGAAGAGAGACTCGGATCATAGGAGAGAAACTTCCTCTGGCCCTCATTGGCGGAGCACGAAGGGAAAAAGATGATATCTATTAAACTGTTTGAATTCATTTGGGGCATTGTGAACACCTCCAGCTGAGCTGACGTTGGCTTATGTTCAGACACTGTGTGGTTGTGTACACCTGAAAGTGTGGCTGACCAATAATATCACACTCACAGTGGAGACACCCTCTCTAAAAGCATATAAAAGAAAGCAGCCTGTCACCTTCAGGCTCTAGATCGCCCTCAGCGGTGCAGATCATCCCTGGCCATCACATCAACCCCTCGTCCTGCAGCTGGGACAGAGACTCTGACTCCAACATGTTCTTGTTCCTCTTCTTGTTTGGTCTGGCTCTGGGTGCTGTGTCTCCTTCAGATGTGCCTCAAGTGAAGCTGCAGCGTGGTGACTGTCCCATGTTCTGGTACAGCTTCAACGGACGCTGCTACAAGTACGTTTCAACCCGTTTGACCTGGGCTGATGCAGAGCTGTACTGTGTGTCAGAGGGAGCCAACCTGGTGTCTATCCACAGTCTGGAGGAACAGGAGTTTGTCAAAACCCTGATCAAGAACTTTGACCACGCTGAGGGATACACCTGGACCGGACTCAGTGACATCCACAAAGAAGGCAGATGGATGTGGTCTGATGGTGGTCCGGTGGACTCTTTCTTTTGGGATGCAGGAGAGCCAGACAATAGTGGAGTAAGTGAACACTGTGTTCACACCAACTATGGTGCATCTAAGAAATGGAATGATTGGGGGTGTTATCATACTCTTCCCTCTGTTTGTGCATCTCGCATAACCTGTCCTTAGCAACTGAGATATTTAAATATGTGTGATTCAACCTGGTCTCAGTTCACCTGTTGCTCTGTTGACATGCATCATACCTCCATAATAAAGATACAAAtgtgcatttatgtgtgtgaacaGAAGTTATTACACTTTAtgaaatgaatataaaatatgtacaaTAATAATCTTCCTTCATGGTGCAAAATAAGCATGTTATTAAGAGACATAGAAATAAGTCAAATACAGTTGACTTGATGACAATCAACAGATTTATAgacgtttttgtgttttgcatgtctctctctctctctctgcctcctctgacAACTAAACAACAGTGGAGGAAGAAACAGGGATGAGGGGGGCAAGATAAACACAACAGGTAGGCTGATACAATAGACACTAAGTCAGGGTTATAGCTGGGCTTTTGTAATACTGGGCTCATGGCTGACCAAATTGGGTGCCAGAAGTTTCTGatgattttttacatttttttttaatgaatttaaagAAATTCCTTTCAAAATATGTAGGAGTCCTAACTGTTAATGACACTTTGTGCAGGATGTCAGTCAATTAAGGGAACTTGAAataacattttgcattttgacaGTACAGCAGGTGTTTGCTTTTGACAGGTAGTGAAGCATTGATTCTCAGAATTTTGCCACCCAAGGGAAACGACATAGCATTATCATGAGATAACGATGCTTCTGTACAAGAACATAAgcatcatcataatcataatcatcataatcattATACAGCACAATAActattgttactgtttatttttatgttaattatatatttattattaggcttctgtgttatttttaaagCTGGTCAAAATCTCCGGTAACCTttaataaagataaagaaaaacacaatttatcaGAGCCCATGATAACCTATGGTAGCAATATAGagcaatgtttgttttgttgtgcgtgtgtgtgaaggcATGGATCCTGTAAGACGCATACGTGCTGCAGGTTTTAATGCTATTGGCCACATTAATGTACAAATGACCACAACAATGGACAAAAAGGCAGCACAATAGACGACTAGCAGCTAGCACAAATGTAAAGCATTTAGGACTTAAAATCATTGTTGCAAATGTTTCATGTGGAGTCTGTGAGCAATGCATTTTTGCCAGAtatgtaaacatacatttgtttttacacacaGAGCACCTTTGATACACAAACTGTTTCAGTCTAAATGCAGCTTGAACTACTTTATAGGCCTACAGTAGATTAACCATAACAGCACACCATGGGGAATCATAAATTACAAACTAACTAAAGAAATATAAGTAAAAAGTGGGCCACAAAATGTTTCTTTGAACTTCAGTGGAGTAGAAACACCTTAAAAGTGTGAATGCACCTGTTCCACCTGTGTTCAGACTGATAATGATACACAATCATTAATTTATGACacaaaggcagacagacagtcaaGGAGAAGACACATTCATTTACAGTCCATGGGACGATAGTATTGTGGAGGATAACCACGCCCATATACCGTTTCCGCGCGAAAGGACGGACTGCACCATTGTGAGAGCGGGGGGGAGCCAGAAGAAGGACTGCTCTTAAACGTAAAGACAAACACCTTAATCAAAAATTACAATTGAACGAATGCTCTCTCTACATGTATAGTCTTTAGTAGAATGTCATAACTACAAGTATTGGACTTAACAACACATTTTGGTATCAGGCGACCGACAACAAAACACCCACTTTTGCAATCACCAGACTTCTCTAGCGGTTGATGTTTAAATCCACCTCTCCTCACTGCGTTTTGTGATTCAAGACTAAAGTTTCTGTGTGACGGAAATTTGGTGCAAAACGGAGGAAAAAATGACCCTCAAGTCAAAGGTAAGCggcacagcagtgtgtgtgaacACAGCCCTCTTTTCCACGTCGGTTTTTGTAGTGAAGAAAAGTCACAATAACCC
Coding sequences within:
- the LOC115579352 gene encoding C-type mannose receptor 2-like — its product is MFLFLFLFGLALGAVSPSDVPQVKLQRGGCPMFWYRFNGRCYKYVATRLTWADAELYCVSQRANLVSIHSLEEQEFVKTLIKNFDHAEGPTLIGLSDIHKEGRWMWSDGCAVDFVFWNAGEPNNYGGHEHCVHNNYDTDRKWNDCLCSGTLPSVCASQIKCPYAGFIAPVRRLDAGNASAAHATNSAVVGDPDGSAEGTETPDDRHRGEAQGPLPPTVESATPALGPGLTMSSPGSSMWSRVVKKGKQKRSEDYQQGSSTGKSVVGRKKAGKTIVGTGDAGDIKMITTKRGANLVSIHSLEEQEFVNSLIKNFDHAQGFTWNGLSDTQKKGGWMCDTSSVNTLSETYKRKWALFCLYNILTIIRQSRSLRLQRLQRLSDHHINPSSCSCDRDSDSNMFLFLFLFGLALGAVSPSDVPQVKLQRGGCPMFWYRFNGRCYKYVSTRLTWADAELYCVSEGANLVSIHSLEEQEFVKTLIKNFDHAEGYTWTGLSDIHKEGRWMWSDGCAVDFVFWYTGQPNNLNGDQDCGHTNYVNQWNDHRCSLTLPSVCASRIKCPCSRSPSAVQIIPGHHINPSSCSWDRDSDSNMFLFLFLFGLALGAVSPSDVPQVKLQRGDCPMFWYSFNGRCYKYVSTRLTWADAELYCVSEGANLVSIHSLEEQEFVKTLIKNFDHAEGYTWTGLSDIHKEGRWMWSDGGPVDSFFWDAGEPDNSGVSEHCVHTNYGASKKWNDWGCYHTLPSVCASRITCP